Part of the Mus caroli chromosome 1, CAROLI_EIJ_v1.1, whole genome shotgun sequence genome, tcccctggaattggagctgCAGATGCTTttgagtcactatgtgggtgctggtaactgaacctgggtcctctggaagagcagccagtgttcttaaccgctgagccatttcttcagcccccaCAGGAGATTCTTAGAGAACTAAATGAACTAGGATGAGCTAGAATGCGCTAGTGAAATTGGGAGCATAGACTGGCATCGTTCCTTCTGTTTTACCTCTAGGCGAGCACATTCAGCTCCCAGGAGGGTCCTTCGGCTACACCCGAAGAGAGCcgcttggggtgtgtgtggggataGGAGCATGGAACTACCCCTTCCAGATCGCCTGCTGGAAGTCTGCTCCCGCTCTGGCTTGTGGTAAGAGTGAATGTCTCCTCCACAGAGAGCCTTCCTCCCCCACTCCGCTCCAGTAGGACCTTCTGCTTCTTTCTAATGTGCTCTAGGGCAGTCAGATCCCTGAGGCTGTCGCCCTGCCCCTGCTCTGCCTCACTCCTGAAGGAATTAAAGGTTGAGGTTCCAGGCCCTGTCTTAAGTGTCTCTATTTTGCATCTGTCTAGTTTGTCTCTGACATAGGATCTGCGGTGTCGTCTAGGCTGCCCTTGTGAGTCAGCCTCTCTAGTGTtagaatgaaaggaaatgaaagtttCTGGTCTCTAACTTTTATAAAATGAGACTGACTATCCCTGCTTTACACTGAAGTTGCAAGCTTTAAGTGGGATAATACACGTGCCGAGACCTTGATACTCGAGAACCCAAGGTAGGAAAACAAGATGTGTCCTTTAAAAAAAGCTAATTAATTTCAGGTTTTTTAGTATCTTTTGTCCGTGTatatgagtcttttgcctgcatgtatatatgtatacagtgcACATTACTGGTACCTGAAGAGGCTAGAGCAGGGTGCTAGAGTCTCTGGATCTCAAGTTACAGCTGGTTATAAACTAACCTTCGTGTGTTGGAAACTGATCCCAGAACAGCAAGTACTCAACTACTGAGCTGTCACTCCGACCCTAGACATTTCTGTTATTAGTAACACCTTTGGTGAATTTGGAGGACCAGGAACCAGCTGGAATAGTCTAGTCTAAGAGCAACATTTGGTTTTCTACAGGTAATGCCATGATCTTTAAGCCTTCTCCCTTCACGCCTGTGTCTGCTCTGCTCCTGGCTGAGATCTACACCAAAGCGGGTGCACCTCCTGGGCTCTTCAACGTGGTGCAAGGTGGGGCTGCCACAGGCCAGTTTCTGTGTCATCATCGCGAGGTGGCCAAGATCTCCTTCACCGGAAGTGTGCCCACTGGCGTGAAGGTACAGATGGAACCAGGTTTATCTTAACAAATGGCTAGCTCTGGCAAAGCTGACCCAGCCTACTGTGTAGTTTGCCTATTTTGGATTTCCTAGTTTGTATTGGGAATGGGCCAGGAAATTCTGCTGGTCCAAAGTTTCCTGTGCAagggtgaaggagaaagagagcatgcatgggtGGTCTGTGGTGGGCCAAGTGGGGTAGAAATTCTCCTCCCTGCCTAAGGAGATGATGTGTTTGAGGGACGGGGGCCGAGGCTGCGCTGGCACTTCTCTTGTTTAGTGAGTTAACCACATCATATAGAAGGAAGAATATTTTCTCAGGTTACTTCAGAGTCATTGCTTTGACCAGAATTTACGTCCTGGCCATGAGAGCCCTGTGAACCGTCAGTATGTTTCAGATGAACTCCTGTGTCAGGGTTTGAAGTAAAGTTCTGTAAATTCTCATAAGCGTTTGCCAAAGAATATTTTCAGTGGATGAAGGGCTCAATCGGATCACGATGGCTGGTGGGTGCAGGTCTCGTTGACCTTGCTACAGGCTAAGTTAGGCTAAACTTCTGAATGTCTTGCTTTGTTCTGTAGATCATGGAGATGTCTGCTAAGGGAGTCAAACCCATTACTTTGGAACTTGGGGGCAAATCTCCTCTCATCATCTTCTCAGACTGTAATATGGAGAATGCTGTGAAGGGGGCCCTGATGGCCAACTTCCTCACACAAGGACAGGTATGCACTCTTCCTGACAGGGCGGGGAGGAaactcccctcctcttcccccatcaGCACACTCGACACCCTGGACCCACTTTGAGAAGTGCAGGATAGTTGCGCAAATAGTACAAAGCTTCCGTTGTGTCCTTGATCTAGTGACCTAGATTGCTGTCATACATTGGTTCCCAACCTTCTGAACACTGTGACCCTGTAACACAGCatctcatgtggtggtgacctgcaaccataaagttatttccgTTGCTacctcacaactgtaattttgctaatgttatgaattgtagtgtgAATAGGTATTGCGATAAGGCTTTGCTAAaggggttgcgacccacaggctgagaactgctgcagAAGCTACCATGTCTACCCTTCTCTCAATCTGcttacacacatattatataaatgCTAAGTTTTCCTGTAGTGTTTATAGTATTTATAGATACAAGGTCTGTAACTATGAATTACTCCAATGTAGCCAAAAAAGCATaatcttttatataaaattaccacactgtaacacacacacacacacacacacatacacacacacacaccattgtcaGTATTCTTACTTGTGTTAACTTTctgattttttccatttttccatctGTAACCTTTACTAGAACTTGACCGCTTATTTGACTAATATCTtagtaattgaaaataattttcttttttttttctgggacaagATCCAACTGAAGGGACTAACGTAGTACAGGGGTAGAGCACATGCTTACCATAGGGTCTGAGGTAAGAGCCATAACaccacagaaagacaaaagaacaagCCAGAAAAACCCCAGAAGAATCCACTGATGAGATTTAGTGTTTTGCTTgtcgtcgtcccccccccccccccccccgcgctcAGTTGCTGTTGGTTTGTAAAAAATTCTTTAGGCagattttatcttatgtatgtgaatgttctGCCTGAGTGTATGACTCTGTACCCCATGTGTACCCGGTGTCCCTGGAGAGCAGAGGAGGCATTTGGTGCCCTTGAATTGGAGTTCTAGAGGGTTGTGAGgcagccaccctgtgggtgctggcagCTTAcgatgggtcctctgcaagagcaagcgagccgtctctccagccttggTTATTGTTTCTCTAAACCATACGTGTGTATGTGCTGCAGTGTGCTAATCTATGCATGTAGAAGGCTACATAGTGGGTAATTGGCATGGTTTAGGTCATGAgtgttggtgttttgagacaaagtccctccgagtagcccaggctgtcctcggACTcctagcttcccaagtgctgggatctcaggcatgtgccaccatactggGTTTTTCCTCTCTCTGACCCGAGAAACTTCTTTGATTTCTGGCACATTTAGGTCTTGTAGATCCATCTCGTTCTTTTTCCAACTGAACTCTGGAATTAGCTGTCTGTCTACAGCCCTGGTTTCAGGGAGTGGGAAGCGTTACTTAGAAACCCAGCTcttggctggggatgtagcttggtggtagGATAAATGCTTACCCTGCACCTGTGAGATCCTGAGTTTAACCCCTATAAGCCAAGGGAAGGAGCAACCAGGATTCCAGTGCCCGGCTCTTGACTGCTGCTGTGGTGTCCATGCTGCTCAGCCGGGGCTAGGGaatgcatgactgtgtgtgtgcagacacggAGCTGAACACACCTCCCTTcctccaagacagagtttctctgagtagctcccctctctccctgtgcgcgtacacacacacacacacacacacacacacacacacacacacacacctaccttgcCTGcctcagaacttgctctgtagaccaggctgaccttactCGGAGATCTGTCTACCTTTGCCCCCCCTCCCAAGCActcaagcactgggattgcaggtgtgccaccatcacccggcccccttttttttttgtatctgtatTAAGCACAAATTCATTCAGTAAGTCATTGTggcccttttcttcttccctgtctATATTTGTAGTTTCCTTTTCTGAtagtgacagatttttttttttttaatcttttcagaGCCAAGGACCAAACCctgggccttgtgcttgctaggcaagcgctctaccactgagctaaaatccccaaccccagacttaggtttttttttttttttttttttttttatccacagTGTATTGAATCACCTGGTCCCAGAGTAGCATTGTGAAAAGTAAGCCAAGTTAAAAGTTTCAGGTAGCCGGGAGGAGGTGGtgggggtgcacgcctttaatcccagcactggggaggcagaggcaggcggatttctaagtttgaggccagcctggactacagagtgagttccaggacagccagggctacacagagaaaccctgtctcgaaaaaccaaaaaaaaaaaaaaaaaaaaaagtttcaggtactttatagttctttttgtcttTGGCCTGGATGAGTACTGCCTTCTAAAGGCACTGGGTCTGTTCTGTCCTCCCTGGCTTCAGTCTGCTTATGATGCTCATTTAGAAGAGCAGGTCCACTGGCTTCTGCTTGTATGTCACTTGACGTGTCTTTTCCTCTGCCCTTTAAAGAGTTTTAAGATCTGTTTTCATCAGGCAAAACATGACCATAGTTCCAAatgtgaaacatttttaaagagcCCATCCAGGGCTGTCAgtctccacccctcctccccactcgtctcccctgctcccctcccccttcccattcCAAGACATTGGtgcttgtttctccttttctgtgcTGCTCTTTGAACACAGCGACCATATGTTTGTACAGTTTGGATTTCCTCTACTTTCTTTTACAAAGGGAAGCAGGTTAGAAGCTCcactttttatatataattttaatatgtcGTGGACATCCATTGAACTTCATAGGGATCTATTTCTGGGACTCTGCTCTGTTctactgtatgtttgtgtggtatTTGAACCGTATTCATGTTCATTCTGGTGAGCATGACTGGTGGttatttacagttttagagataGAGAGAATGGTGActaaccctccccacccccatcccctgtagggtttctttgtgtagccctgactgtgctAACTCCataacctgcctctgcctcccgagtgctgggattaaagatgtctCCATCGCCTGGCTTAAAATGCTCCTccattttaaaaactgggttGAAGATTACAGCTCTCAGCCTCATCTTACTTTTAGCCCACACTTTAGGAACAGCCAGAGTGAGCAGCCGGTGACGCAGGACTAAGAGAGGTTCCGTCCAGTCCTGTGCCCGATGCGGTAAAGGTCTTCAGAAAAGTTCAGTAGAGTAAGAGTTAACCATTATGTTAAAGGGCAGATCATGCATGTAGAATGTGTGTCTAAATCACATGTAAGATCCTTCCTAATTACTACGGGcagtttatatttgtttgtttgtttgtttgttttttcgagacagggtttctctgtgtagccctggctgtcctggaactcactttgtagaccaggctggcctcgaactcagaaatccgcctgcctctgcctcccaggtgctgggattaaaggcgtgcgccaccactgcccggctcagtttattttttttttaataatttgtttttattttgtgtgccttggtgatttgcctgcatgtatgtctgtgagaaggtgtcagatgccctggaacggagttacagacaggtgtgagctgccatgtgggtgccgggaattgaacccaggtccctggaagagcagcccatgctcttaatcactgagccatctctccagtctctgtggGCAGTTTTTTTAGAAGTGaaaatattcttgaaaaaaaaaaatgtgttatagggctggagagatgacacagcagttaagagcactggctgctcttgcagaggacctgggttcgattcctagcacccacatggcagctcacagtcattaGCAACTCTAGGTCCAggagatccagtgtcctcttctggcctccgcaggcACCAGGCACGCATATGGCGCACAGACataatgcaagcaaaacatcaaatacataaaataaaacattaaaacaatgtATCTTATCGCCTTTAAGGTTGTTAGGTagtttttccctctttttttttatccCATATGCAAATTTGTATCTCACGTCTCCTTTAGGTCTGCTGCAATGGGACTCGAGTCTTTGTGCAAAAGGAAATTGCTGATAAATTCATAAATGAGGTTGTGAAGCAGACTCAGAAGATAAAACTTGGAGACCCCCTTCTGGAAGATACGAGGATGGGCCCACTCATCAACGCCCCACATCTGGAACGAGTCCTCGGGTTTGTCAAGTTGGCAAAGGAGCAGGTAAGAAGTGACAGGAGCTCAGAGGGCAGGGCGGGTTACGTCCTGGCTCCTTATCCTGTTCCTCTTCACTGACAGCCGTGGTTGCTGTCCCTGAGGGTCCTGCTTTGGGAGGGTAAATATGCATGCATTTGCTTGGGCTACATTTTGCCTTTTGGGGCCATACATGGATTTATGTTCAATACAAAAGAtgcctgccttttctctttctcttaggGTGCTACTGTGCTGTGTGGTGGAGAGGTGTATGTACCAGACGATCCCAAATTAAAACATGGATATTACATGACACCTTGCATTTTAAGTATGTCTTGTTCGTTTTTAAATAGCTGGGATTAAATACCAAGTAGCTATAAGTGAATATTTATAACCTATGTAATGTCACGGGGTAAGGGTTGGCAGGTTGAATGGTCCCACTACCCAGACTTGCTTATGAAGTAAGTCGTTACTCTTGAAGCCCCCAGGTGCCCCTGCACTAGGGCAGCCATATGAATTGGTTTGCTGGAGACACGTCTTTTGGGAACacgcttaaacacacacacacacacacacacacacacacacacacacacacacacaaaagccctAAAGCTCAGAAATACTtgtttgattaaaataattaggGTAATGACATCTTCAGTAACTATAATCAGTATAACAAAACCAATTTGTCAGATGTAATTTTGGTAAGTTTTAGTACATCTTTTCACCCGTATAACtctgctttggggctggagagatggctcagtggttaagagcactgtctttTCTTCCAGAGGTTATGAGTTGACTTCCCAgaaaccccatggtggctcacaaccatctgtaatggaatctgatgccctcttctggtgtgtctgaagagagcaacagtggactcatatacattaaataaataaataaataaataataaaaaatagatacccaaaaaaacaaaactctgtttTGGACAGTCAGGTATACATAGGTATCCTACTCAAACCGATTCCAGCCATTGCCCTGGTGCTAGTGTGTTACCTTTCAACCATGGCACGATGCAGTTTAGCTAAAGGTATAGCCACTGATGTTGAAAAGCTGTGAGCCTAATATCCAGACCGTGGACCAGGGAGGTTGTAATTGAATGAGTTAACAAGTAGGGAAAGTTTATGTGTTGTTAAGTGAAAGATAATGGGTTAAACAATAAAGTATGCAATATTATTCTAAATTTGTTGAAGAGCAGGTTTGTATGTGTACAGGAAAAGAAGGAATGGAGACTATATTAATAGAGTTCTCTGTGTGCTGGGACTAATTCTTGTGATGCTGGAAGCTGGCTTGTGACTTCACATATGTGTGACTTGGAAAACCTGCTAAGACAGATTTCTGGTCCCTGCCTCAGACCTCTGACTGTCATTCTTAGAGCCTTGGGCGTAGAGATGTGCGTTGTCACAGACCCACTGCTGACCTTTGTACAGGACAGGTTAGGACTGGCTTGAGAGTCTGTCTTTAACTTGCTTAAGATTTCAGAATTGGTCTGTGTTTCAGGGAGGCATGCTTCCCGATGGCACGTGTCAGCTGTTCCTTCCACTCTCCAGTGTAAAGCTCACTGCCCACAGAGCCATTTGTGTAGCCAGCCTTGTAAGctgataaatattttcagagaCGGTTGGGTAATTGTTTtgagtaataaaataaaacatacatgtgGATTATTATTAGTTTTCAAAGACTCAGAACGCAACCAGCTATTTGTAAGCACAAGCTAAGTATTATATGAGGCACTGGTGTCTCTCAGGTGCACCTCTAACCGACctgaagagattttctttttctcattttaaaaatgtattctcccctccctccacccctcccaggTCTGAGGAGATTTTAGAGTTGCTTGTTAGACTTTATAATGAGCCAGGGTTGCTAACAGGACTCCAGAGCTCCTTTTCCAGCTCCCCGTCCCTTACACGTGCAGCTACCTCCAAACGTCCTGTGCAGTGTTGCTTGGAGACTCACAGGGGCTCAGTGCTGCTCCTTCTCAGAGTCCTAAGCACAGAACCCAAATGCCAAGCATGGATTAAGTCATTGTAGGCAGTGAGTTGTTTGTAGGAACATTAAGTACAGATTTTACAAAGCAAATATGcttttatgtattttcaaattttgattttttatattgcatttatatttttatattgcatttgtgtgtgtgtgcatgcatgtgcgtgtgtgtcttgCATATGCATTTGCATGCATAGATGAACAGTGCCTGTGCAGGCTAgaggaaggcattggatcccctggagctggagtcactggTGGTTTccagctgcctgatgtgggtgctaagacacaaacttgggtcttctgcaagggcagtgAACCTTcggaaccactgagccacctctccagcccttgcagCTTTTTATAGCATTGTTTCTACTTGTAATTACATGAGAGAATCACTTAAAAAATGTgacaaatggaataaaaaaaacctatatgATATTTTAACAGAAATCCTGTTAATGTTGTATTTTTGGGTCATTTTCAGTGAGTATTTTTATGAACATCTTCTTACTGTTGAAAAGCACGGCTCTGAGCagctttataaaagttgctggtTGGGGTGTGCCTGGTCTGTGGTGATCATTTCCTCCTCTTTGGGTGTCAGTCTGCTGCCTTTGCTTTCATCAGTATAGGTAATGCTGTAGTGAAGATCTCTGTAAGTGAGTCTGTTTGCCTCACTGGAGACTTCCTTAGGAATCCTAAAAGGCGGTTTTAGAATCGCTGAGGATAACCCTCTAATATTTTTAGCCAAAGTGCCATGCCGAAGGAAGGTCTAATTGACATCCACAGTGGCGATACCCTGTTGAATTTTTCCCCCTAAAGCCACATGTCTCACTGTTGACTAAGATACTGTGTTCTGGGTCTATGAGATTGTGGTCCCCTCACTGTCTGGTTTTGTTCTGAATGCTGGCAGCTAATTGCAGAGACGACATGACTTGTGTAAAAGAAGAGATCTTTGGACCAGTCATGTCCATTTTAACATTTGGAACTGAAGCCGAGGTTCTAGAGCGAGCTAATGACACCACTTTTGGACTAGCAGCTGGGGTCTTCACCAGGTATGTGGATCAGGACATCTGCAGCATCTTAGGAGGGAGGGGTTATGGGATCTCTCGAGTGTGTAACCATTGTCATTGCTCCCCACGTTGCTCTCATTAGAGATTAGAGCCACCAGcatctctgcttctgtgtgttttctgctgCTGAGGATCAAACTGAGCTACGCCCCTCACCCAGTGTGCTTTTCAGTTTAGTGGATGCCAAGGCTGCATTTGGCACTCTGCTTGTCTGAGTTGGAGACTTAGTGccctttgtgtgtgttgggggagggtacTGAGGACTAAGCCAGGGGCCTTGCACATAGGAAACAAGCGGCCCATATCGAGCTGTCTCCAGTATCCCCAGACCTTCTTTTAACTTATTACTTTGAGTTAGGTTCTCTAAGTTGCCAGCACCGGCCACGACGGCTCTGCAGTGCAGGCGGGCCTTGGGCTGactcagttgtcctctgaccaccacagatgtgcagtgtgtatgtgcacacagatgCAGGTGCGCGTACACTAGTAAAAAGCTCTAATTTCTCCATGCCTGTCTCAGCCATCCTCCTGGCGTAAGGGGTTTGGTTTGCACTTCTGtggatttccttttgcttttggcTATTTATGCTTAAGGAGGCTTTGTCTAATCCAGGGTCATGGAGACAAACTTCTGTCCTAAAAGTTTTATAGTTCTGCTATCTGTGTTCCATGTGGGTGAATGCATATGTATGGAGTGAAGGGCTCCACCTTTATCCCTGTGTGTGAGGCTGTGTAGTTGCTCCCACACCACTGAACAGTGGTGCCCTTTACTGCCTCCTGGtttatagatttctttctttttttttttcgagacagggtttctctgtgtagccctggctgtcctggaactcactttgtagaccaggctggcctcgaactcagaaatctgcctgcctctgcctcccgaatgctgggattaaaggtgtgcaccaccacacccagcggtttatacatttttaaacctGGTCTTGTCTGAAAGCACTTTGAACAGTTTGAAGAAACAACAGTTTGCCAGGATCTCAGGACCGTCAGAGCTCACACTCTGAGGTTCCCTGAGGAAATCTGCTAATAACCAATACTGTCTTTTCCCTAACAGGGACATCCAGAGGGCGCACCGGGTGGCGGCTGAGCTGCAGGCTGGAACGTGCTACATTAACAACTATAATGTCAGCCCAGTGGAGCTGCCCTTTGGTGGCTACAAGAAGTCAGGTGAGGCGGAGGAAAAGCACAGACAAACCAGATTTGCAGGGATGCCATTCTAGCCAGTGCCAGCTCACCAGCATTCTAATTGTGACCTGGCACAGCCAAGGACATACAGGACACTCAGTCCTCCCCAGCCTCGCTGGAGTGCAGGCCAGCCACCGCCAGACAACAGCTCTTATGTAATGTGGCATGTGAACTGCTGATCAGTGCGTCTTGTGGGCAGTGTTAACTTTTTCTTGCTCTGAGCATTAAGCACTCCTGTAGGGCTTCCACATCAGGCATGCCCATCAGTAGGGCTTAGGTGTCTCTCAAGTCATAGTCCAGAGAGCTTGTATTAATTGATTTTCTCCTTTGGGTCCACATTTGAGATTCAACACAACTGTCTGATCTGGATGGCACCAAAATGGTCCCCTAAGCTACTGCTCCTTGATTTCTGTCACCACAGATGTGTGCTCTGGAGAGTCGGGGTTTGAAGCAGAGGTAGTATAGccattgctttgagtttttttctctctgtgtggtgcctatattcatttatttcctatacttcttttcatttaaactaaAAATTGGTTTGAACACAGTTTTGAGAGTCCAGCTGGTTTGAACACAGTTTTGAGAGTCCAGCTCATAGTCTTTGGCCACCTTACTATTAGGAAGAGTGATGCTGTGGTGGGGGTGGATAGTCTATTCTCATAACTAGTGCTATCCTTGCACTCCCTAATGATACTCTACTAATCATGGTTTTTATTACTGGCTAGTGTTTAGTATAGGGCATGGGCCTTAGGGCCCCTAACCCCAGGCCGGTTTTCATTCCTTTTGGGTAAGACAACAGTGTGTGCATGATAAGAGAGAAAGGGCTAGATCTGAAGAGAGCCTGGCCTGATATGCTTAGTCAGTGTGGGCTTGGGCACAACACAAAGTCCAAGCATGGGACTTTGGCAACCTGAAAGTCTGCTCTTTGCACATGCTAACGGTTAATAAATCTTGTTACATAGTCAGGTTTTAACAGACATTGCTTTTCAGGGCTGTCAGGTTGATTGTTGTAGAGGCTGCTTCTAACGGGCTTCTTGGTTTTTGTAGGGCTAGGGGTAGGGAGGATGGAGAACACAGTCTCACGTATCCAGGgtgagccttgaactcactgtatagtgGAGCAGAGTTCCTTTTGCCCCATCTGTGtgaagtgctggggttataggaatGTGAGACTATGCCCAGGCTAATGGTGccgaggactgaacccagggctttgtgcttggTAGGCAAGCACGCCACCAACTGAGCTATTGCACCTGCTGTTAGCACGCTTCCTTCAAAAGACTGAACACTTTTCAGATGTTCACACAGAGTGGCAGGCACTGAAGCAGGTACTCGTAAGTGTCCTAACACTCGCTGGCCCAGCTCCGCAGAAGTACCTGCTCTGAGGACGTGCTCCCCACCCTGACCAGCAGAGTCTGCCTTTGATGCACTGGGACTCCAGACCACTGTACGGCCAGCTCACCCTGACCCCGTGTCTTTTCAGGATTTGGCAGAGAGAATGGCCGTGTGACGATTGAGTACTACTCTCAGCTGAAGACGGTGTGTGTGGAGATGGGCGACGTGGAGTCAGCCTTTTGAAACCCAGTGAAGCCTGCTGACGTAGCCAAGCTGTGGAATGAGTTGACTGCCTTGACAGGCAGCATAACTGAATAGCTTCTTACATCCAGGCTCTGGGTCATTAGTGTGATAACGGGTCAGTGTTGTCCTCTGTTTTACAGTCACCTTCCCAGTTTCAAAATGTGCACAAGTGCCTTTCAGATGGTAGCCAGGTAACCTGTTGCTCCAGCAAGTCCCTGAGAAATATGTGGACCCCAGAAGCATGCTCTTCAGACATAGGCAGGCCACAGCTCTGCTCTTACACATTTGTCCCACCAACAATGGCAGCTTTCTAGTTTGCTTTAAAGCAGGTCTTCCTTCCTGGGTTCCTGGTGAATCAGTAGATATACATTCTTTGTTCATTGACAACTAAAAAACAAATTCTTAAAGCTTTTATTTGGAGCTGGGCAATGGTGGGATGTGCccttaatcccggcacttgggaggcagagacagatggat contains:
- the Aldh9a1 gene encoding 4-trimethylaminobutyraldehyde dehydrogenase is translated as MILGAVGSVLTSLLRIHRAAAVAAMSTGTFVVSQPLNYRGGARVEPVDASGTEKAFEPATGRVIATFACSGEKEVNLAVENAKAAFNLWSKKSGLERCQVLLEAARIIKERKDEIATVETINNGKSIFEARLDVDTCWQCLEYYAGLAASMAGEHIQLPGGSFGYTRREPLGVCVGIGAWNYPFQIACWKSAPALACGNAMIFKPSPFTPVSALLLAEIYTKAGAPPGLFNVVQGGAATGQFLCHHREVAKISFTGSVPTGVKIMEMSAKGVKPITLELGGKSPLIIFSDCNMENAVKGALMANFLTQGQVCCNGTRVFVQKEIADKFINEVVKQTQKIKLGDPLLEDTRMGPLINAPHLERVLGFVKLAKEQGATVLCGGEVYVPDDPKLKHGYYMTPCILTNCRDDMTCVKEEIFGPVMSILTFGTEAEVLERANDTTFGLAAGVFTRDIQRAHRVAAELQAGTCYINNYNVSPVELPFGGYKKSGFGRENGRVTIEYYSQLKTVCVEMGDVESAF